A region of Thermococcus barossii DNA encodes the following proteins:
- a CDS encoding dihydrodipicolinate synthase family protein produces the protein MRGVIVPLVTPFNGDYSIDVSALEEHLEFLQKVGVHGIFINATTGEFTSLSIEERKFLAERGRELVNASFYLVGTASSSTSEVVELTRHAQDIGADYAIIAPPYYCPLNDDALFAHYSTVAEKTDIPIILYNIPSCANPLSVPLIKRLALEYSNIAGVKETIDSVNHVRDVILDVKGEREDFRVFTGLDQHFLNTLVLGGDGGIMACANFAPEVHLALWKAFQEKRFEEAFQHARKLARLSRVYDIASSFGSAIKLAMSLRGFSIKPVLRPPYVMDGEDVKEEIRKLLTGVLG, from the coding sequence ATGCGCGGTGTTATAGTACCCCTGGTGACGCCCTTCAACGGGGACTACTCCATCGACGTTTCAGCTCTTGAGGAGCACCTTGAGTTCCTCCAGAAGGTCGGTGTTCACGGGATATTCATCAACGCGACAACCGGTGAGTTCACGAGCCTCAGCATCGAGGAGAGAAAGTTCCTGGCCGAGAGGGGCAGGGAGCTCGTCAACGCTTCCTTCTACCTCGTGGGCACGGCATCTTCCAGCACCTCAGAGGTCGTGGAGCTCACAAGGCACGCCCAGGATATTGGAGCTGACTACGCCATCATAGCGCCCCCTTACTACTGCCCGCTGAATGATGACGCTCTCTTTGCACACTACTCGACGGTGGCCGAGAAAACGGACATCCCGATCATCCTCTACAACATCCCGTCCTGTGCCAACCCCCTGAGCGTTCCCCTGATCAAACGCCTGGCTCTGGAATATTCGAACATCGCAGGGGTCAAGGAGACGATTGACAGCGTTAACCACGTCCGGGACGTAATCCTTGATGTGAAGGGCGAAAGGGAGGACTTCAGGGTATTCACCGGTCTTGACCAGCACTTTCTCAACACGCTCGTTCTGGGCGGGGACGGGGGGATAATGGCCTGTGCCAACTTCGCTCCGGAGGTTCACCTTGCCCTCTGGAAGGCCTTCCAGGAAAAGCGCTTTGAGGAGGCTTTCCAGCACGCGAGAAAGCTTGCGAGGCTTTCGAGGGTTTACGACATTGCCTCATCCTTCGGTTCCGCGATAAAGCTCGCCATGTCGCTCAGGGGATTCTCGATAAAACCCGTCCTCAGGCCTCCGTACGTGATGGACGGCGAGGACGTGAAGGAGGAAATAAGGAAACTCCTCACCGGGGTGCTGGGCTGA